From the Aerosakkonema funiforme FACHB-1375 genome, the window TTTAAATGGCTTTTAGAAAGACCTGGTACTAGCACTTATAAGGGTGGTGTCGATAGCGATCAACATGAGCCACGACTAACAACCTGTCGTGAGATTCAACCACAAGGAGGAGGTGTAGCTCACGAAAACCGACCTCCTTATTATGCACTCAATTACATCATTAAAGCATAATTGGACATTTGTTAGGTAAGTGTCTAGTAGTCCCGTAGGGTGTGCCTAGTAGATAACTTGTAACCTTGAGAAATAATTGAAAATATGCCCACCAATTTTACCTTAAGTCAAGGTGGGCAAGACAGAAAAGTTATCTTACTCATCGACATTTTTAAGTGCTTGCCCACCCCAATCAATTTTTCTCAAAATTGTACAAATTTTAACCATATTTAGGAGAAAAAATTATGCCAAATATCAATGCAGATATCGTAGCAGGTCTTGAAACAACACAGCAATTTATTGACTTAGTTGGACTCGAATTAGGTCTGGCGGACGATGATAGTTTAAACTCCATTGGTGTTTTTACCCTTGATGCAGCCAGCGTGACGATTGATGGTGAAAACTATTCCTTTGAGTTGGGAGTAACTATCGCAGTTGACCACGATGAAGAAGGAGAAGCTACTCAAGAACTAAGTGGAACACTTACTATTGATGTTACAAAACAGAATCAAATATATAAAGCTGTATACAAAGGTCAAATCACCATCCCGACTTCCGATACAGATAATCTGATCTTTGATATACAATATCAAGCAAAAACCGAAGTTGGTCAAACTACAAAATTAATTGTAGGACAATTAAATACTAAACTAGAACAAAATATAGGTAATGTCAATTTCGCTGATTTATTCAGTAAAATTTCGCCAGAATTAGGAAACTTAGTTCCAGAGGAATTATTAGACGGATTTAGCCTGAATCAAAACTTGTTATTTGTGATTAAAGTTTCCGATACATCTACTACACCGACGAAGAAAAAAATGATCTTTGGCATTGGCTTTAATAACAATATTGGCTTTAATAACAATATAGCCTTTAGTGAAATTCCTCTAATTTCTAATCAGTTACCTGCTGATATTTTGACAAGTCAATTTACTATTGAATTAATACTTTCTCTACAAAAGTTCGAGCAAAAAGAACTGAAAACCATCAACGGTTTTCTGCAAGAACTAGGAGCGGGAATTAAAATACAACCCCCAAGTTCCAGCGCCAATGAGCTTAATCGGGGCGCTAGTATCGCCGCCTATTTTAACATAGGAGGGTATATCAGAGCTTGGTTAACACCCTTAAAGCGCCGCACAGGTAGCGGTAGCATTACAGGTAGCGGTAGCATTAGTCCCAGTCCGGCTCCTTCTGGTGCTAGTTTAGCGGCAAGCAGACAATTTTCATCACAGAGTCCTATTGCTAGTCCGACTTCCGAACAGCCCATTGTTGTCAAATCATCACTCACAGCAACAATATGCCAAAGATTGCAGAGCCTTTTAAAATGGCTAAAAGCCAAATTTGGGATACAGTCGGATACTTTACCCCAAACTGAAGAATTTTCATTAAAACCACAGGCTGAAATCTGGAATCCTGGTAGCCGTAGTTTCGCTCAAAGTGAAGAATTGCCAGTAAAGCAGCGTACTGCAATCAGGAATATTGGTACCCGTTTAGCGCCTAGTGGAGAATTTCGACTGGTTGCTTCCCCTAGAACTACCACACCGGAAGAAGATACCCCTATTACGATTGCTGATAACGGTGCATGGTTAACGGTGCAAAAATCCTTTGGGACAATTCACTTAGAAAAAGTTGGATTGATTTACAAAACAGGAGAAATTCATCTCACTCCTCAATTTATCGTTCAAGTATCTGATTTTTCTTTAGTTCTAAATGGACTTTCGATCAGCACTCCCCTCACCAATTTTAACCCCCAATTTAATCTGGATGGCTTTGGTTTAACCTACGAAAAGAACAGCTTAAATATTGCGGGTGCATTCCTCCGCAAAGAAAGAGCAGACTATGAAGAATACTTAGGAATGGTAACACTGGGAATGCAAACCAAAGGCAGTGGTGGAAAACAAAAATCCCTTTCCTTATCTGCTGTGGGTGCTTATGCTTATTATGGTAATGAACCATCCCTATTCCTGTATCTTGCTGTAGATTATCCTTTGGGTGGCCCTCCAGAAATATTTGTGACCGGATTGGCAGGAGGTTTTGGCTACAACCGTGACTTGATTGTACCTCCCTTGGGCGAAATTACTGAATTTCCTTTAGTAGCCCAAGCGCTTAGTGGTGTGGGCGATTTGAGCGGAGATCCGGGAGAGATTATTAATGAACAAATCGAGAGTTTAAGTAGATATATTCCCATTTCTCTTGACGCAGGTTTTTTAGCTATTGGAATCAAATTTACCACTTATAAATTACTCGATAGCTTTGCCTTGTTAACCCTAGCGCTCAGTGAAAATAACTTTGAACTCAATTTAATTGGTATTTCTACGTTAGTAGTTCCCCCATCAACTTCTTCTAGCATCGACCCAGTAGCGGTAGTACAATTAGCCCTACAAGCACGGTTTAGTCTTGCAGAAGGACTGCTCTTAGTTCAAGCAGAACTCACCCCAAACTCTTATATTCTGTCTCAAAAATGTCATTTAACCGGGGGTTTTGCTGCTGCTTTCTGGTTTGCTGGGGAACA encodes:
- a CDS encoding DUF6603 domain-containing protein, producing the protein MPNINADIVAGLETTQQFIDLVGLELGLADDDSLNSIGVFTLDAASVTIDGENYSFELGVTIAVDHDEEGEATQELSGTLTIDVTKQNQIYKAVYKGQITIPTSDTDNLIFDIQYQAKTEVGQTTKLIVGQLNTKLEQNIGNVNFADLFSKISPELGNLVPEELLDGFSLNQNLLFVIKVSDTSTTPTKKKMIFGIGFNNNIGFNNNIAFSEIPLISNQLPADILTSQFTIELILSLQKFEQKELKTINGFLQELGAGIKIQPPSSSANELNRGASIAAYFNIGGYIRAWLTPLKRRTGSGSITGSGSISPSPAPSGASLAASRQFSSQSPIASPTSEQPIVVKSSLTATICQRLQSLLKWLKAKFGIQSDTLPQTEEFSLKPQAEIWNPGSRSFAQSEELPVKQRTAIRNIGTRLAPSGEFRLVASPRTTTPEEDTPITIADNGAWLTVQKSFGTIHLEKVGLIYKTGEIHLTPQFIVQVSDFSLVLNGLSISTPLTNFNPQFNLDGFGLTYEKNSLNIAGAFLRKERADYEEYLGMVTLGMQTKGSGGKQKSLSLSAVGAYAYYGNEPSLFLYLAVDYPLGGPPEIFVTGLAGGFGYNRDLIVPPLGEITEFPLVAQALSGVGDLSGDPGEIINEQIESLSRYIPISLDAGFLAIGIKFTTYKLLDSFALLTLALSENNFELNLIGISTLVVPPSTSSSIDPVAVVQLALQARFSLAEGLLLVQAELTPNSYILSQKCHLTGGFAAAFWFAGEHEGDFVITLGGYHPSFKVPTHYPTVPRLGFNWQLDSHTSITGEGYFALCSHAVMAGGSLSFRYKSGSVHAFFEVGADFLICWKPYYYDISARIRISGGIGIISISLGVELHLWGPELGGKAKIDLWIASATVKFGDQGSRDPLPIAWDEFKSSFLPQDTEICSIAASKGLVKQITRGEEEIWIINPKTLELVTDSFIPSKKAFTWEKEESIETNTGFAINPMGINSDELETTHKVTISKDGNSEDAKAKFSFAPVTKAAPTAIWGKPNLTDKGRLKLPEVNGQQFENGVFSGFRIIPAESPKAGESNSIGVEHLQNETSLIDDRYSWQTLEKFVASPDYTEEIEKRDRIRETITTNSQRDALLQALGFAPSQVQIDSAIADSFVFAPQVK